In Thiospirochaeta perfilievii, a single window of DNA contains:
- a CDS encoding alpha-hydroxy-acid oxidizing protein produces MDNREFNRTVAKLMHKSCRGCSVCNGYGCRGEVPGMGGKGQALTFINNFKSWNEIEVDISGVDLPLLGIAPMTGVGQNMGNVYPESVFHNYMVSGAKKAGIMPCIGDGTPDFKLQSGIKALKDNNITGTAFIKPYPNNIILERFKMVEPYVDIMGVDIDSYRIPTMEGLVSLEQKSEEQLLELKEACNKRFIVKGIQSQNDLELMIKVKPDIVVVSNHGGRVFDNGEGIAYRFKELIPELKKIANEVWVDGGLRTISHLKKAKALGAYRVLIGRPLIKATAVFKEDGVPYWLKQLK; encoded by the coding sequence ATGGATAATAGAGAATTTAATAGAACTGTTGCTAAGCTTATGCATAAGTCATGTAGAGGATGTTCTGTTTGTAACGGTTACGGTTGTAGAGGTGAAGTCCCAGGTATGGGTGGGAAGGGTCAAGCTCTTACTTTTATAAATAATTTTAAATCATGGAATGAAATTGAAGTTGATATCTCAGGTGTTGATCTTCCCCTCCTTGGTATTGCTCCAATGACAGGAGTAGGGCAGAATATGGGGAATGTCTACCCTGAGTCGGTTTTTCATAATTATATGGTTTCTGGTGCTAAAAAAGCTGGTATTATGCCATGTATTGGTGATGGAACTCCAGATTTCAAGTTACAAAGTGGGATTAAAGCTTTAAAAGATAATAATATAACTGGAACAGCATTTATTAAACCATATCCAAACAACATTATTCTAGAACGATTTAAAATGGTTGAACCCTATGTAGATATTATGGGAGTAGATATTGACTCCTACAGAATTCCAACTATGGAGGGTTTAGTATCCCTAGAGCAAAAAAGTGAAGAGCAACTACTTGAATTAAAAGAAGCTTGTAATAAAAGGTTTATAGTTAAGGGTATACAGAGCCAAAATGATCTAGAATTAATGATTAAGGTTAAGCCGGATATTGTTGTTGTTTCTAATCATGGAGGTAGGGTTTTTGATAATGGTGAAGGTATAGCTTATAGGTTTAAAGAGCTAATTCCTGAACTTAAAAAAATAGCTAATGAAGTTTGGGTTGATGGTGGTTTAAGAACTATAAGTCATCTTAAAAAAGCTAAGGCATTAGGTGCCTATAGGGTTTTAATTGGAAGACCTTTAATTAAAGCTACTGCAGTTTTTAAAGAAGATGGCGTTCCATATTGGTTAAAACAGTTGAAATAG
- a CDS encoding glycogen synthase, which translates to MKVLYFALECKPFSKVGGVGDVALELPLALKNKGIDIEIVTPYYSSVDESWIEKNSYQSYIIPFKNKNGEKKDEKVTVHKSTYKDIDVTFIKNTTYFEGDYGVPYVFSEHTPFYDDFIRFHFFSLASAKFIEETKPDIVHVNDWGLGFLLGKLKYDNNSALRLLTIHNNSYQGNMWIPAIRNWSVMEYLYNKDSRKVFKDPRNKWNSVNPLKLGIECADAVNAVSPTYKKEMLKKDCDFNYFSGANGLEKSIRKHGKRGTLYGVLNGFEYKEGRSYQEVLEEKKDAKKRLSSHFKNPENFLIGFVGRAVEQKFKLLQEIFNGKSVLEHITDNKNINIAILASGLPEYEEFLEQFKDLENVSVTLAFDKELASTISIGCDLFLMPSLYEPCGITQMESLSNATPPLVRFVGGLKDTVRSYKKSGGTGFGFNGLTKRGVLKGLVSSVNEAVDVYYNTPGKFDLIRQEAFKQRFLWSDSAIKYIEIYEDLLQGNNG; encoded by the coding sequence GTGAAGGTTTTATATTTTGCTTTAGAATGCAAACCTTTTTCAAAAGTAGGGGGTGTAGGGGATGTTGCCTTAGAACTACCCTTAGCACTAAAAAATAAGGGAATAGATATTGAAATTGTTACTCCCTACTACTCATCAGTAGATGAATCTTGGATAGAGAAGAACTCTTATCAAAGTTATATTATTCCCTTTAAGAATAAAAATGGTGAAAAAAAAGATGAAAAAGTAACAGTCCATAAATCTACATACAAGGATATAGATGTTACTTTTATTAAGAATACTACATATTTTGAAGGTGATTATGGTGTTCCCTATGTTTTTAGTGAACATACACCATTTTATGATGACTTTATTCGGTTTCACTTTTTCTCTTTAGCTTCAGCTAAGTTTATTGAAGAAACTAAACCAGATATTGTTCATGTTAATGATTGGGGATTAGGCTTTTTATTAGGAAAGTTAAAATATGACAATAACAGCGCCTTAAGACTCCTTACAATTCATAATAACTCCTACCAAGGAAATATGTGGATTCCTGCAATTCGTAACTGGAGTGTTATGGAGTATCTATATAACAAGGATAGTAGAAAGGTTTTTAAAGACCCTAGAAATAAGTGGAATTCTGTAAATCCCCTAAAATTAGGGATTGAGTGTGCAGACGCTGTTAATGCTGTAAGTCCTACATATAAAAAAGAGATGTTAAAAAAGGATTGCGACTTTAACTACTTCTCAGGGGCGAATGGCTTGGAGAAATCTATTAGAAAACACGGGAAGAGGGGAACTTTATACGGTGTTTTAAATGGTTTTGAATATAAAGAGGGGAGATCTTACCAAGAAGTTTTAGAAGAGAAAAAAGATGCAAAAAAGAGGCTTAGTAGCCACTTTAAAAATCCGGAAAACTTTTTAATTGGTTTTGTTGGACGAGCTGTTGAACAAAAGTTCAAACTTTTACAAGAGATTTTTAATGGTAAAAGTGTTTTAGAGCATATTACTGATAATAAAAATATAAATATAGCAATATTAGCATCTGGACTCCCTGAATATGAAGAGTTTTTAGAGCAGTTTAAGGATTTAGAAAACGTATCTGTTACACTTGCTTTTGATAAAGAATTAGCCTCAACTATTAGTATTGGTTGTGATCTCTTTTTAATGCCTAGTCTATATGAACCCTGTGGTATAACTCAGATGGAATCTTTAAGTAATGCCACACCGCCCCTTGTTCGTTTTGTAGGAGGACTAAAAGATACAGTTCGTTCTTATAAAAAAAGTGGTGGAACTGGTTTTGGTTTTAATGGATTAACTAAAAGAGGTGTTTTAAAGGGGCTAGTTTCTTCGGTTAATGAAGCTGTTGATGTTTATTACAATACACCAGGGAAATTTGACCTTATTAGACAGGAAGCATTTAAACAGCGGTTTTTATGGTCTGATTCCGCTATTAAGTATATAGAGATATATGAGGATTTATTACAAGGTAACAATGGATAA
- a CDS encoding TatD family hydrolase, with amino-acid sequence MDQLIDVHHHIRSKLPILSIYNTVTNLDIINIREINKRVKNIGVHPLYIDSKIDYELFETLLLDKYTNVGEIGLDKRGDSLETQIVVFKEFLRLAKKYNKSISLHCVKAWGPMLSILDEGFQSLPKLFHGYSGSLDSLKIALKSNSYFSFSLKDCYMNRRIKVIEAMPIGKLLIESDMNDDQFNSVGQKIYLDNINTTYKEIAKIKGVPYNEFVSIINNNFHQFTKEP; translated from the coding sequence ATGGACCAGCTAATAGATGTGCATCATCATATTCGATCTAAATTACCTATATTATCTATTTATAACACAGTTACTAACTTGGACATTATTAATATAAGAGAAATTAATAAAAGAGTAAAAAATATTGGAGTTCATCCCCTTTATATAGATTCAAAAATTGATTATGAGTTATTTGAAACACTGTTATTAGATAAGTACACTAATGTAGGGGAGATTGGTTTAGATAAAAGGGGAGATAGTTTAGAAACACAGATAGTTGTATTTAAAGAGTTTTTAAGATTAGCAAAAAAATACAACAAGAGTATATCGCTACACTGTGTAAAGGCTTGGGGGCCTATGTTAAGTATATTAGATGAGGGATTTCAAAGTTTACCAAAACTCTTCCATGGATATTCAGGAAGTTTAGACTCTTTAAAGATAGCTTTAAAATCCAACAGTTATTTCTCTTTTTCCTTAAAAGATTGTTATATGAATAGGAGAATTAAAGTTATTGAAGCTATGCCAATAGGGAAATTATTGATAGAATCAGATATGAATGATGATCAATTTAACTCTGTGGGTCAAAAAATCTATTTAGATAATATTAATACTACATATAAGGAAATAGCAAAAATTAAGGGAGTTCCATATAATGAGTTCGTTTCTATAATTAATAATAATTTCCATCAGTTTACAAAGGAGCCATAA
- a CDS encoding NYN domain-containing protein has product MENVAIFWDIENVTPKSNNTLFIEGMWEYSESIGRVVSSHAYADWSKPQFRKIGPVLSSLHFHMVHIPREKTRKNSADMQLVTDCLELLRYYHHIDTYVLITGDSDFRPLLHTLRKTGKKIHIICDITTASQDLLYLADFFVDYRDIIHYSENEHEDLGSMFTVDEFDEDVDSKIYTGTDSREFWYPAIGEAAALLEHEGKKCNMSTLKIKLKMLNPDFDEKKLGFKRWSLCVHLAAKAGYVILLEKDNQTIIKAIKDEYKKGELQTSFSLLVNILNEVDPDEFKTYAIINSKMENQGVVFEDLGYKKFKKYVLAAEVRGLVETKNINNAQYLRAIRR; this is encoded by the coding sequence ATGGAAAATGTAGCTATATTTTGGGATATAGAAAATGTAACACCTAAAAGTAATAATACACTTTTTATAGAGGGAATGTGGGAGTATTCAGAGTCAATAGGCCGGGTTGTATCAAGTCACGCCTATGCAGATTGGAGTAAACCACAATTTAGAAAAATAGGTCCAGTTTTAAGCTCACTTCACTTTCATATGGTCCATATCCCAAGGGAAAAAACAAGAAAAAATAGTGCGGACATGCAACTAGTTACAGATTGTCTAGAACTTTTAAGATATTATCATCATATTGATACCTATGTATTAATCACTGGGGATAGCGATTTTAGGCCACTACTTCATACACTTAGAAAGACAGGGAAAAAAATACATATTATTTGCGATATAACAACAGCAAGTCAGGACCTGCTCTATTTAGCGGATTTTTTTGTTGATTATAGGGATATTATTCATTATAGCGAAAATGAGCATGAAGATTTAGGATCAATGTTTACCGTAGATGAATTTGATGAGGATGTTGACTCTAAGATTTATACTGGAACAGATTCTAGGGAATTTTGGTATCCAGCTATAGGAGAAGCAGCAGCCCTTTTAGAACATGAAGGGAAAAAGTGTAACATGTCTACACTTAAGATAAAGCTAAAGATGTTAAACCCAGATTTTGATGAAAAGAAGTTAGGGTTTAAGAGATGGAGCCTCTGTGTACACCTAGCAGCAAAAGCTGGATATGTAATTTTATTAGAAAAAGATAATCAAACAATAATTAAAGCTATAAAAGATGAGTATAAAAAAGGAGAGTTACAGACTTCCTTCTCACTTCTAGTTAATATACTAAATGAAGTTGATCCAGATGAGTTTAAAACCTACGCTATAATCAACTCTAAAATGGAGAATCAAGGTGTAGTATTTGAGGATTTAGGATATAAGAAGTTTAAAAAATATGTTTTAGCAGCTGAAGTTAGAGGTTTAGTTGAAACAAAAAATATTAATAATGCTCAATATTTAAGAGCAATTAGGAGATAA